The DNA sequence AGCTCCTTACATCCGAACCGGTTACGACACAACCTTCATTGATAAGAATACGTGCAATAGCACTCATCCCTATACCACCAATTCCAATAAAGTATACACAATGCCCACTTGAAGGACGATAATTAAACTGATTCTCTAACGGCGACATATACGCTTGCATGCTCGCTTCCCCTTTGATAAATTTGCTGGATTATCCCCTTATCTACCGTAATTACCAACCAGTACTCTATTTCGATACTTTTTTAGACGATTAAGGAACCATATAAGCCTAATCAAGAGGTATTAAGTTACCCTATAGTAAGTACAAATTCGGCGCTTTTTAAACTAATCACCCTGCATATATTATCAACGACACAGACTGTTGCATTAGGAATTCCCATCCCTTTATTAAACATCTTCATCCTATCATATTTCTCCTTATTATGAAGGAGATCGGTAATAAGTTCTATGAGTTTTTCAGGCGTCAGATCAAATTGCTGTAACAAATACCCTCCACCATTGCTTACTAATTCCATTGCATTCCAGTATTGATGATTGTCGGCAGCATATGGATATGGTATTAATATAGCAGGAATACCTATTGCAGTAATTTCGGCAATTGTAGTTGCACCCGCCCTACAAACAATTAAATCTGCCATAGTAAGAGCACTACCCATATCGTCGAGAAAACTGCACACAAATGCATCTATTTTCGTTTGTTCATATGCTGCTTTTACAGTTTTATAACTATATTCACCAGTACAATGGATTATTTGTAATTCGTTTGATAATAATCCTAATCTGGGTAAACATCTCAATATAACTTCATTAATAGCCTGTGCTCCCTGACTTCCACCGGTAATAAGCAGCGTCTTCTTAGAATGACTTAATCCGAATTTCTCTGAGGAGCACATTTTTTTGCTGTATAAAATATCCTTTCGAATCGGTGTCCCTGTTACACGAACAATCTTTGCCTTGCTGAACCATTTAACGGATCCTCGCCAATGGCAATATATCTCGTCAACCCACCTGGATAAAAATCTATTCGCCTTGCCGGGAATTACATTTTGTTCAAGCAATACTGAAGGAATACTAAGCAATTTTGCAGCAATAATTGGCGCAGCAGATGCATACCCACCTAAACCAATCACAATATCAGGCTTCAATTTTCTCATTTCAATTAAGGATTCTACAACACCTATAAACAGAGCACCTACAAACGTAAATATATGTTTCCATGATTTCTTCCATTCTTTTGCACTCATTTGCCGAAATTGGAATCCTCGTTGCTCTACACATCGCTTCTCAAATTCTTTTCCCGTTCCAAAAAATACAATTTTTGCATCATGAAACCGGAACCGAATTTCTTCTGCGGTACTCAATCCAACCATGAGATGCCCGCCAGTACCGCCCCCTGCAAAAATTACTTTCATTTTCTCTACCCCTTTTTCTTCTCATGAATAAACTCTATAACAAATGAACATACAGAATGTATCATGAGACAACTATGTGTGTATAATTTACCTGCATAATTCGCAATATAATTTCACTCTATTACCAGGAGAAATTTGCTATTTTAGCAGCGATCTTATGATAAATCCTCATGAAAACTAGCTTATTCTTTGTATCTTGAAGAGAGTCCATATTGCCAACAGATACCGGTAAATTCTCTCCTGGCGCAGAATATCTTGCCACATTGATCAATATACCAATCCCTACCATTGAAAATAAAAGAGATGATCCTCCTGAACTAACAAAAGGTAAAGGAATACCTTTTGTTGGCATCATGCCAGAAACAACTGCAATATTAATAATTGCTTGCAATCCAAACATTATGGTAATCCCAAGCCCTAAAAAGAAGCCAAATATATCCTTGGCTGAATGTACAATTTTTAACCCCTGCCATAGCAATAATATAAATAAACTTATAACAACTATCACCCCAAGGAAACCAAACTCCTCACCAATGATGGTAAAGAT is a window from the Candidatus Jettenia sp. genome containing:
- the murG gene encoding undecaprenyldiphospho-muramoylpentapeptide beta-N-acetylglucosaminyltransferase — encoded protein: MKVIFAGGGTGGHLMVGLSTAEEIRFRFHDAKIVFFGTGKEFEKRCVEQRGFQFRQMSAKEWKKSWKHIFTFVGALFIGVVESLIEMRKLKPDIVIGLGGYASAAPIIAAKLLSIPSVLLEQNVIPGKANRFLSRWVDEIYCHWRGSVKWFSKAKIVRVTGTPIRKDILYSKKMCSSEKFGLSHSKKTLLITGGSQGAQAINEVILRCLPRLGLLSNELQIIHCTGEYSYKTVKAAYEQTKIDAFVCSFLDDMGSALTMADLIVCRAGATTIAEITAIGIPAILIPYPYAADNHQYWNAMELVSNGGGYLLQQFDLTPEKLIELITDLLHNKEKYDRMKMFNKGMGIPNATVCVVDNICRVISLKSAEFVLTIG